GGCTGCTCTGGCCCCGAGCTCCCGGCGGGCCGCTCGCGTCGGTGCCCGCGCGGGAGGTAGCACTGGGCTGCCTTCCCCTGGCCCGGCAGGGGCTCCGGGCGGCGGGGGTCGAGGCCGGCGATGCGGACCCCTTGCTGGCGGTGCTGGAGGCCCGCATCGAGACCGGCCAGACCGGGGCAATCTGGCAACAGCGCACCCTGGCGGCACTGGAGCCCCGGCTGGGCCGGCAAGGCGCCCTGGCGGAGATGTTCCAGCACTACCTCCGCCTGGCCGACGCGGGCGACCCGGTGCACACCTGGCCGGTGCCGGCGTGAGAACGGGAGCGGGCGGGGTGCGCTGGATCGAGGGCCCCCTGGCCGTGCCCGACACCCCGGAGGACTTCCTCCGGGAGCTGGGGGGGCCGGCGGTCCTGCGGATCCCGGGGGCAGACCGGTCGCGGGCCCGGGCCCTGGTGACGCTGCTCCACGGCGACGAGCCCTCGGGGCTGCGGGCGGTGCACGGGTGGCTGCGCTCCGGCCCGGCGCCGGCGGTGGACGTGGTGATCTTCCTGGGAGCGGTGGAGGCGGCCCTGGAAGGCCCGGGCTTTCGGCACCGGGCCCTGCCCGGCTGCCGCGACCTGAACCGCTGCTTCGACACACCCGGCGAAGAGGGGGAAGCGCGCACGGCCGCCCGGGCCTTGGCCCTCCTGCGCCGGGTGCCCCTCGAGGCCCTGGTCGACCTCCACAACACGAGCGGGGCGACGCCCCCCTGCGCCCTCGGTTCCCGTGCCGACCCGGCGCTGCTCGCCCTGGCGTCGCTCTTTGCCGCACACTACGTGTGCACCGGAGCCCTGGGGCTGGGTTCCCTGACCGAGGCCACCGGCGGCCACGTGCCCAGCGTGGTGGTGGAGTGCGGGCAGCGCGGCTCTGCCCAGGCCGACCGGG
This genomic interval from Thermodesulfobacteriota bacterium contains the following:
- a CDS encoding glutamate--cysteine ligase, with product LLWPRAPGGPLASVPAREVALGCLPLARQGLRAAGVEAGDADPLLAVLEARIETGQTGAIWQQRTLAALEPRLGRQGALAEMFQHYLRLADAGDPVHTWPVPA
- a CDS encoding succinylglutamate desuccinylase/aspartoacylase family protein; amino-acid sequence: MRWIEGPLAVPDTPEDFLRELGGPAVLRIPGADRSRARALVTLLHGDEPSGLRAVHGWLRSGPAPAVDVVIFLGAVEAALEGPGFRHRALPGCRDLNRCFDTPGEEGEARTAARALALLRRVPLEALVDLHNTSGATPPCALGSRADPALLALASLFAAHYVCTGALGLGSLTEATGGHVPSVVVECGQRGSAQADRVARNGLARFVGAKRLSGPGHLALYRDPVRVELVPGTSVAFAPGPVPGADLTLRPDVDRFNLETLPPDTLLGWLRPGAPWPLRIGSRPGGASPPCPFRAGTDGRLLTRRHFTPLMMTTDPESARGDCLCYEVTPIAPPRPQSGMG